A single region of the Oculatellaceae cyanobacterium genome encodes:
- a CDS encoding phosphodiester glycosidase family protein: MLYLSSAQVGQAQQLVSEKVSSNVAPSPSLSSNYPTLNHQQLVAALPQLLKKGTKISLNGRTLPIAWSQWQSGKSTRTGISDTGLMQAMGVELLNTNNSNKQPILWFSKSQKPLLLDAKLAGSYRYLDITNFIKTAGWQLQNENNILKISSPSASIKNVQQENKLLQNNGAIPISPQRIIVELNKPTPWQVSQNRNEGIITVEGIAEPELIQRFTPPVVTPPTQNPVLPDEGSGNNLNLNPPFSAPPFPPASIPVPTPQPQGTSQIKLESSQKQTTIKVNVPTGWRLRASTISNPNRLVIDIAPDALVERNILWSPGVRWQQKLVNLGANRFPIVWLEVDPKQRGLTLKPIWSNPTSLVGIAPLVNIAPSSQASAAVNAGFFNRKQLVPLGALRLDNRWVSSPILNRGAIAWNNNGNIKIGRLSLDETLTTSTGENIPILGLNTGYVQAGIARYTPAWGTTYTPLTDNEILVVVQKNQVTNVVMGGKFGQTPFPIPSDGYLLTIRAKPELADVFTVDKVLRINSSTNPVEFNQYSNVVGAGPVLIQNRQIVLDAKAEKFSDAFIAEAAIRTAIATTPSGKIIIAAVHNRAGGAGPTLAEFAQLMQQMGVVDALNLDGGSSTSLYLGGQLINRSPATAARVHNGIGIFFKPNP; this comes from the coding sequence TTGCTTTACTTATCAAGCGCACAAGTTGGTCAAGCACAACAATTGGTATCAGAAAAGGTTTCTTCAAATGTTGCTCCATCGCCCTCATTGAGTAGTAATTACCCAACATTAAATCATCAACAGCTTGTCGCAGCATTACCGCAGTTACTAAAAAAAGGAACTAAAATTTCCTTGAATGGTAGAACATTACCCATCGCTTGGAGTCAATGGCAGAGTGGTAAATCCACTCGGACAGGTATCAGCGATACAGGTTTGATGCAAGCAATGGGAGTGGAATTATTAAACACAAATAATTCTAATAAACAGCCCATACTATGGTTTTCTAAATCCCAAAAGCCTTTATTACTAGATGCTAAATTAGCGGGTAGCTATCGTTATCTAGATATTACCAATTTTATCAAAACTGCTGGTTGGCAACTTCAAAACGAGAACAATATTCTCAAGATTTCATCACCATCTGCCAGTATCAAAAATGTTCAACAAGAAAACAAATTATTACAGAATAATGGTGCTATACCAATATCTCCACAGCGTATTATTGTTGAATTAAATAAACCCACTCCTTGGCAAGTTAGCCAAAATCGTAATGAAGGGATAATTACGGTTGAAGGAATAGCTGAACCAGAACTAATACAGCGCTTTACTCCTCCTGTTGTAACCCCTCCAACCCAAAACCCAGTTTTACCTGATGAAGGATCAGGAAATAATTTAAACTTAAATCCTCCTTTCTCTGCACCACCTTTTCCCCCGGCATCTATCCCTGTACCAACGCCTCAACCACAAGGAACCTCCCAAATCAAGCTTGAAAGCTCCCAAAAGCAAACTACAATCAAAGTCAACGTTCCTACTGGTTGGCGTTTACGCGCCTCAACAATATCTAACCCCAATCGTTTAGTAATTGATATTGCACCGGATGCACTTGTAGAGCGAAATATTCTTTGGTCACCAGGAGTGCGTTGGCAACAAAAATTAGTAAATCTTGGAGCCAACCGTTTTCCGATAGTATGGCTAGAAGTTGACCCAAAACAACGCGGGTTAACTCTAAAACCTATTTGGAGTAATCCTACAAGCTTAGTTGGCATTGCTCCCTTAGTTAACATAGCGCCATCATCGCAAGCATCTGCGGCTGTTAATGCAGGCTTTTTTAATCGCAAGCAACTGGTACCTTTAGGGGCGCTTCGTTTAGATAACCGATGGGTATCTAGTCCAATTTTGAATCGGGGTGCGATCGCCTGGAACAATAACGGCAATATTAAAATAGGTCGCCTCAGCCTTGATGAAACCTTAACTACATCCACAGGCGAAAATATACCCATCCTTGGTCTTAACACTGGCTACGTCCAAGCTGGAATTGCACGCTACACTCCTGCATGGGGAACCACCTACACCCCCCTAACTGATAATGAAATCCTTGTAGTTGTCCAAAAAAACCAAGTCACTAATGTAGTTATGGGAGGAAAGTTTGGTCAAACTCCTTTTCCCATACCATCTGATGGATATTTGCTGACAATCAGAGCAAAACCAGAATTAGCTGATGTATTTACAGTTGATAAGGTTCTCCGCATCAACAGTAGTACTAACCCAGTTGAATTTAATCAATACTCTAATGTAGTAGGTGCAGGCCCAGTATTAATTCAGAATCGCCAAATTGTTCTAGATGCTAAAGCCGAAAAATTCAGCGATGCCTTTATAGCTGAAGCAGCAATTCGGACTGCGATCGCTACTACACCCTCTGGTAAAATCATCATAGCTGCTGTTCATAACCGTGCAGGCGGTGCTGGCCCCACTTTGGCAGAATTTGCCCAACTGATGCAACAGATGGGAGTTGTCGATGCCCTCAACCTCGACGGCGGTAGCTCTACCAGCCTTTATCTAGGGGGGCAACTAATTAATCGCTCTCCTGCTACCGCAGCCCGTGTTCACAACGGTATTGGCATCTTCTTCAAACCTAACCCCTAG
- a CDS encoding phosphomannose isomerase type II C-terminal cupin domain, whose protein sequence is MTQTQTIEQLSERLLPTSIPGNIVAATELRPWGSFTILEEGHGYKIKRIEVKPGHRLSLQMHYHRSEHWIVVCGTAKVTCGDQELVLSNNQSTYVPQCTTHRLENPGVIPLVLIEVQNGEYLGEDDIVRFQDDYSRSQNQ, encoded by the coding sequence ATGACTCAAACACAAACAATTGAGCAACTTTCTGAAAGATTATTACCTACATCAATCCCAGGGAACATAGTTGCTGCTACAGAACTAAGACCTTGGGGTTCTTTCACAATTTTAGAAGAAGGGCATGGGTATAAAATTAAGCGGATTGAAGTTAAGCCTGGGCATCGCCTCAGTCTGCAAATGCACTACCACAGGAGCGAACATTGGATTGTAGTTTGCGGAACAGCCAAAGTTACTTGTGGCGATCAAGAATTGGTTCTCAGTAACAATCAGTCTACTTATGTTCCTCAATGCACAACTCACCGTCTAGAAAATCCAGGTGTAATTCCTCTAGTTTTAATAGAAGTGCAAAATGGGGAATATTTGGGAGAAGATGATATTGTACGTTTTCAAGATGATTACTCCCGTAGCCAAAATCAATAA
- a CDS encoding iron-sulfur cluster assembly accessory protein → MIHLSKAAVSEIRRMHSHQQKSDAKLRVGIQTGGCADFFYTIEFDQTVNADDSLYDCSGISVLIDSQSIRYLTGLTIDYSEDLMGGGFRFHNPNAHESCGCGNSFSASIE, encoded by the coding sequence ATGATTCATCTAAGTAAAGCTGCCGTTAGTGAAATTCGTCGAATGCACTCCCACCAACAAAAATCGGATGCTAAATTACGTGTAGGTATCCAAACTGGTGGTTGTGCAGACTTTTTTTACACAATTGAGTTTGATCAAACAGTCAACGCTGACGATAGCCTCTATGACTGTAGTGGTATTTCAGTCCTAATAGACTCCCAGAGCATTAGATACCTTACTGGACTAACAATAGATTATTCTGAAGATCTAATGGGAGGTGGTTTTCGCTTCCACAACCCAAACGCACACGAAAGCTGTGGCTGTGGTAACTCATTTAGTGCAAGTATAGAGTAG
- the rpsL gene encoding 30S ribosomal protein S12: MPTIQQLIRNARETTKAKTKSPALKQCPQRRGVCTRVYTTTPKKPNSALRKVARVRLTSGFEVTAYIPGIGHNLQEHSVVMIRGGRVKDLPGVRYHIIRGTLDTSGVKDRRQGRSKYGAKRPK; this comes from the coding sequence ATGCCCACCATTCAACAGCTCATTCGTAACGCTCGCGAAACTACGAAAGCAAAAACCAAGTCACCCGCGTTAAAACAATGTCCGCAACGCCGTGGTGTCTGCACAAGGGTTTATACTACCACCCCTAAAAAACCAAACTCAGCCCTGCGTAAAGTAGCAAGGGTGCGCTTAACCTCTGGTTTTGAAGTTACAGCTTATATCCCAGGAATTGGTCATAACCTTCAAGAACACTCCGTTGTAATGATTCGGGGTGGACGGGTTAAAGATTTACCTGGTGTGCGATATCACATTATTCGGGGAACCTTAGACACATCTGGTGTGAAGGATCGCCGTCAAGGTCGTTCTAAATATGGTGCCAAGCGTCCTAAGTAA
- the rpsG gene encoding 30S ribosomal protein S7 yields the protein MSRRKLVQKRPVPPDSLYNSRLVSMIIRRIMRSGKKSIAAGIIYDALKTIEERTGNDPLETFEKAVRNVTPLVEVKGRRVGGATYQVPMEVSSNRGTTLAMRWLINFARQRPGRSMASRLANELMDAANETGNAIRKREETHRMAEANKAFAHYRY from the coding sequence ATGTCTCGTCGCAAGCTAGTTCAAAAACGTCCTGTTCCCCCCGATTCGCTGTATAACAGCCGCCTTGTTAGCATGATAATAAGGCGAATTATGCGTAGTGGCAAGAAATCTATTGCTGCGGGGATCATTTATGACGCATTAAAAACAATTGAAGAACGGACAGGAAATGATCCGTTGGAAACTTTTGAAAAAGCCGTTCGCAACGTCACACCTTTGGTGGAAGTTAAAGGTCGTCGTGTGGGTGGTGCTACATATCAAGTGCCTATGGAAGTTAGCTCTAACCGAGGAACTACCCTAGCAATGCGCTGGCTGATTAATTTCGCCCGCCAACGTCCTGGTCGCAGCATGGCGAGTAGGTTGGCAAATGAATTAATGGATGCAGCCAATGAAACTGGCAACGCTATTCGTAAGCGTGAAGAAACTCATCGGATGGCAGAAGCCAATAAGGCATTTGCTCACTATCGGTACTAA
- the fusA gene encoding elongation factor G, with product MPRTIPFEKVRNIGIAAHIDAGKTTTTERILFYSGLVHKIGEVHEGTTVTDWMEQERERGITITAAAISTNWKGHHINIIDTPGHVDFTIEVERSMRVLDGVIAVFCSVGGVQPQSETVWRQADRYKVPRIAFVNKMDRTGANFYKVYNQICERMRANAVPIQIPIGSESDFIGIVDLVRMRAYFFKDDQGKEVQEADIPADLQEIAEEYRVKLVEAVAETDDALTEKYLEGEEFTEDEIRVALRKGTIGGTIVPMLCGSAFKNKGVQLLLDSVIDYLPSPIDKPPIQGILPNGDAVLRHPSDEEPLSALAFKIMADPYGRLTFVRVYSGVLKKGSYVLNSAKGKKERVSRLIILKADDRIEVDELRAGDLGAALGLKDTFTGDTISEEGHPVILESLFIPEPVISVAVEPKTKQDMEKLSKALQSLSEEDPTFRVSIDPETNQTVIAGMGELHLEILVDRMLREFKVEANVGAPQVAYRETIRKAVKVEGKFIRQSGGKGQYGHVVIEAEPGDPGSGFEFVSKIVGGAIPKEYIPAVEQGIKESCESGILAGYPVIDVKAKLVDGSYHDVDSSEMAFKIAGSMAIKDAVMKASPVLLEPMMKVEVEVPENFLGDVIGDLNSRRGQIEGMDSDQGIAKVTSKVPLAEMFGYATDIRSNTQGRGIFSMEFSHYEEVPRNVAETIIAKSKGNA from the coding sequence GTGCCACGTACCATCCCGTTTGAGAAAGTACGCAACATCGGGATTGCAGCCCACATTGATGCGGGTAAAACAACAACAACAGAACGTATTCTGTTTTATTCGGGACTCGTTCACAAGATTGGCGAAGTTCATGAAGGTACTACTGTAACCGATTGGATGGAGCAAGAGCGGGAGCGAGGCATTACCATTACTGCCGCTGCAATTAGCACCAATTGGAAAGGGCATCACATCAACATCATTGATACTCCTGGACACGTTGACTTTACAATTGAAGTAGAACGTTCCATGCGGGTTCTTGACGGTGTGATTGCCGTATTCTGCTCAGTTGGAGGTGTTCAACCTCAATCTGAGACTGTCTGGCGGCAAGCTGACAGGTATAAAGTGCCTCGGATTGCCTTCGTCAATAAAATGGATCGGACTGGAGCAAACTTCTATAAAGTTTACAACCAGATCTGTGAACGTATGAGAGCTAACGCAGTTCCCATACAGATCCCTATTGGGAGCGAAAGCGACTTTATAGGGATTGTGGATTTGGTGCGGATGCGTGCCTATTTCTTCAAGGACGATCAAGGCAAAGAAGTTCAAGAAGCAGATATTCCCGCAGATCTTCAGGAGATAGCCGAAGAGTACCGTGTTAAGCTGGTTGAGGCTGTTGCAGAAACAGATGATGCTCTTACCGAGAAGTACTTGGAAGGTGAAGAATTCACTGAAGATGAAATTAGGGTAGCTCTGCGTAAAGGCACAATTGGCGGCACAATTGTACCCATGCTCTGTGGCTCTGCCTTTAAAAATAAGGGCGTTCAGCTATTACTGGATTCAGTAATAGATTACTTACCATCACCCATTGATAAACCGCCAATTCAAGGCATTCTGCCCAACGGCGATGCAGTTTTACGTCACCCTAGCGACGAAGAGCCGCTTTCCGCTCTCGCTTTCAAAATAATGGCAGACCCCTATGGACGTTTGACGTTTGTTAGGGTATACTCTGGGGTTCTCAAAAAAGGCAGTTATGTCCTGAATTCAGCTAAGGGTAAGAAGGAGCGTGTATCACGCCTAATTATTCTGAAAGCTGATGATCGGATTGAAGTTGATGAACTACGAGCGGGAGATTTAGGCGCGGCATTAGGGCTGAAAGATACTTTTACAGGGGATACAATTTCTGAAGAAGGTCATCCTGTAATTCTGGAGTCTCTGTTCATTCCTGAGCCAGTGATCTCAGTGGCAGTTGAACCGAAAACTAAACAAGACATGGAGAAGCTCTCTAAAGCACTCCAATCCTTGTCAGAAGAAGACCCTACGTTCCGAGTAAGCATTGACCCAGAAACTAACCAAACCGTGATCGCAGGAATGGGTGAACTTCACCTAGAAATTCTGGTAGATCGGATGCTGCGAGAATTTAAGGTGGAAGCTAATGTGGGCGCTCCCCAAGTTGCTTACCGAGAAACAATCCGCAAAGCTGTCAAGGTTGAAGGTAAGTTTATTCGCCAGAGCGGTGGTAAAGGTCAGTATGGTCATGTAGTCATCGAAGCGGAACCAGGAGATCCTGGTAGTGGGTTTGAATTTGTCTCCAAAATTGTTGGGGGTGCAATTCCTAAAGAATACATTCCTGCGGTTGAACAGGGTATCAAAGAAAGCTGTGAATCTGGTATCCTGGCTGGTTATCCTGTGATTGATGTCAAAGCCAAACTTGTTGACGGATCTTACCACGATGTAGACTCTTCAGAAATGGCATTTAAAATTGCTGGCTCAATGGCAATTAAGGATGCTGTGATGAAGGCTTCACCTGTGCTATTAGAGCCTATGATGAAAGTTGAGGTAGAAGTTCCTGAAAATTTCCTTGGAGATGTGATAGGCGACCTCAACTCTCGCCGGGGTCAGATAGAAGGTATGGATTCTGATCAAGGAATTGCCAAAGTTACTTCTAAAGTACCTCTGGCAGAGATGTTTGGTTATGCCACCGACATTAGGTCTAATACCCAAGGTCGGGGTATATTCTCAATGGAGTTTAGCCACTATGAAGAGGTACCTCGTAATGTGGCTGAAACCATTATTGCCAAAAGCAAAGGGAACGCATAA
- the tuf gene encoding elongation factor Tu: protein MARAKFERNKPHVNIGTIGHVDHGKTTLTAAITMTLAAMGQAQARKYADIDAAPEEKARGITINTAHVEYETAARHYAHVDCPGHADYVKNMITGAAQMDGAILVVSAADGPMPQTREHILLAKQVGVPNLVVFLNKKDMVDDDELIELVELEVRELLSSYEFDGDNIPIVPGSALLAVETMTSNPKTQKGENEWVDQIYALMDEVDAYIPTPERAIDKPFLMAIEDVFTITGRGTVATGRIERGKVKIGDTVELVGLKNTRTTTVTGIEMFKKSLDEGMAGDNAGILLRGIQKTDIERGMVIAKPGSITPHTLFEAEVYVLQEKEGGRKTPFFPGYRPQFYVRTTDVTGTITAFTADDGSEAEMVMPGDRVKMTVELINAIAIEQGMRFAIREGGRTIGAGVVAKILK from the coding sequence ATGGCACGCGCAAAGTTTGAAAGGAATAAACCCCACGTCAACATCGGCACTATTGGTCACGTAGACCACGGCAAAACTACGCTTACTGCTGCAATCACAATGACTTTGGCAGCAATGGGTCAAGCACAAGCCCGGAAGTACGCTGACATTGATGCGGCACCAGAGGAAAAGGCGCGGGGGATTACGATCAATACCGCCCACGTTGAGTACGAAACAGCCGCTCGTCACTATGCTCACGTAGATTGTCCAGGGCACGCTGACTATGTAAAAAACATGATCACAGGCGCTGCTCAAATGGACGGAGCAATCCTCGTGGTTTCAGCCGCTGATGGCCCAATGCCTCAAACGCGGGAACACATCCTCCTAGCTAAACAGGTGGGCGTTCCTAACCTGGTTGTCTTTTTGAATAAGAAAGACATGGTGGACGACGACGAACTGATAGAACTGGTGGAACTGGAGGTGCGAGAACTGTTGAGTTCTTATGAATTCGATGGTGACAATATTCCCATTGTGCCAGGTTCAGCGTTGTTGGCTGTGGAAACCATGACCAGCAATCCTAAAACCCAGAAGGGTGAAAACGAGTGGGTAGATCAAATCTATGCTTTGATGGATGAAGTTGATGCTTACATCCCTACACCAGAGCGGGCTATTGATAAGCCCTTCCTAATGGCGATAGAAGATGTCTTCACCATTACGGGTCGTGGTACTGTTGCTACGGGTCGGATTGAACGTGGCAAGGTCAAAATCGGCGATACAGTCGAGTTGGTGGGACTAAAGAATACTCGTACTACAACCGTCACCGGCATTGAAATGTTCAAGAAGAGTCTTGACGAAGGGATGGCTGGTGATAATGCTGGAATTCTGCTACGCGGTATTCAAAAAACTGATATTGAGCGCGGTATGGTAATTGCCAAGCCAGGTTCAATTACTCCCCACACTTTGTTTGAAGCTGAAGTTTACGTTCTGCAAGAAAAAGAAGGTGGTCGGAAGACACCCTTTTTCCCTGGTTACCGTCCTCAATTCTATGTACGGACAACTGATGTAACAGGTACAATCACGGCTTTCACTGCTGATGATGGTAGTGAAGCAGAAATGGTAATGCCTGGCGATCGCGTGAAAATGACGGTGGAGTTAATTAACGCCATCGCTATTGAGCAAGGAATGCGCTTCGCTATCCGTGAAGGTGGTCGGACAATCGGCGCTGGTGTTGTTGCCAAAATTTTGAAATAG
- the rpsJ gene encoding 30S ribosomal protein S10 — translation MQQQKIRIRLKAFDRRLLDTSCEKIVDTANRTQATAIGPIPLPTKRKIYCLLRSPHVDKDAREHFETRTHRRIIDIYQPSSKTIDALMKLDLPAGVDIEVKL, via the coding sequence ATTCAACAGCAAAAAATTCGGATTCGTCTCAAAGCATTTGATCGTCGTTTGCTAGACACTTCTTGTGAAAAAATTGTAGATACTGCGAACCGAACACAAGCTACAGCTATTGGCCCTATTCCTTTACCTACTAAACGGAAAATCTACTGTCTTTTACGCTCTCCTCACGTTGATAAGGATGCGCGGGAACATTTTGAAACTCGTACCCATCGCCGCATCATTGATATCTATCAGCCTTCTTCTAAAACAATTGATGCTTTGATGAAACTCGATTTGCCTGCGGGTGTGGATATCGAAGTGAAGCTTTAA
- a CDS encoding LON peptidase substrate-binding domain-containing protein encodes MASSSSIAVRELPLFPLPELVLFPGRPLPLHIFEFRYRIMMNTILESDRRFGVLMWDPVEGQPASVGCCAEIIHFQRLPDDRMKVLTLGQQRFRVLEYVREKPYRVGLVEWIEDHPTDQDLRPLAGEVEQLLTDVVRLSAKLTDQSIELPEDIPSLPLELSYWVASNLYGVASEQQALLQMQDTSGRLEREAEILTSTRNHLAARTVLKDALQ; translated from the coding sequence ATGGCATCGTCTTCCTCAATTGCAGTTCGAGAACTTCCCCTATTTCCGCTGCCGGAATTGGTTCTGTTTCCAGGGCGACCCCTGCCCCTACATATTTTTGAGTTTCGTTACCGGATCATGATGAACACGATTCTGGAGAGCGATCGCCGTTTTGGGGTATTAATGTGGGATCCGGTTGAAGGTCAACCTGCTAGCGTTGGTTGCTGCGCTGAAATTATCCACTTCCAGCGTTTGCCAGACGATCGCATGAAAGTTTTGACTTTAGGACAACAACGATTTCGTGTCCTAGAGTATGTCCGTGAAAAGCCTTATCGTGTTGGGTTAGTAGAGTGGATTGAAGATCATCCTACAGATCAAGATCTCAGACCCTTAGCTGGGGAAGTGGAACAGTTACTCACGGATGTCGTGCGTTTGTCAGCTAAACTAACTGACCAAAGTATTGAATTACCCGAAGACATTCCTAGTCTCCCATTGGAATTATCATATTGGGTAGCGAGCAATTTGTATGGGGTGGCATCAGAACAGCAAGCATTATTACAAATGCAAGATACATCTGGTCGTTTAGAGCGAGAAGCCGAAATTTTAACGTCAACTCGTAATCATTTGGCCGCTCGTACTGTACTTAAAGATGCTTTGCAATAA
- the pheA gene encoding prephenate dehydratase: MTVSIAHLGPTGTYAEAAALAYASWLTEETGQETILCPYPSIAQTIKATAQGQANIAVVPVENSIEGTVAITLDTVWQLEVLQIQQAIVLPISHALISLAPNLNAIKTVYSHPQALAQCQGWLEEFIPGVKPLAVNSTTEALQHLNQDIYASAIASTRAAELYHLPVLAHPINDYPDNCTRFWVLSLQPSTSGTHTSLAFSMRANVPGALLKPLQMFASRGINLSRIESRPTKRVLGDYLFFIDLEGDASQTFVQSAIAELAAYAETLKIFGSYKIFTKSP; this comes from the coding sequence ATGACAGTATCTATTGCACACTTGGGGCCTACTGGCACTTACGCTGAAGCCGCTGCTCTAGCTTATGCTAGTTGGCTGACCGAGGAAACAGGGCAAGAAACAATATTATGTCCCTATCCCAGTATTGCCCAGACTATTAAAGCAACGGCACAAGGACAAGCAAATATAGCTGTTGTGCCAGTCGAGAATTCTATTGAAGGTACTGTTGCAATTACTTTGGATACTGTATGGCAGCTTGAGGTATTGCAAATTCAACAGGCTATAGTATTGCCAATTTCCCATGCACTAATATCACTTGCACCTAATTTAAATGCCATTAAAACTGTTTATTCTCATCCGCAAGCTCTCGCTCAGTGTCAGGGTTGGCTGGAGGAGTTTATACCTGGGGTAAAGCCACTTGCTGTGAACTCAACCACAGAAGCGCTACAACATCTTAATCAAGATATCTATGCAAGTGCGATCGCATCTACACGAGCAGCAGAACTTTATCACCTGCCAGTATTAGCTCACCCCATAAATGATTATCCAGATAATTGCACTCGCTTCTGGGTATTAAGTTTGCAACCTTCAACAAGTGGAACTCATACTTCCTTAGCTTTCAGTATGCGAGCTAATGTACCAGGTGCATTACTAAAACCTCTACAGATGTTCGCTAGTCGGGGAATCAACCTTAGTAGGATTGAATCTCGCCCGACCAAGCGCGTGCTTGGAGATTATTTGTTCTTTATTGACCTAGAAGGCGATGCCAGTCAAACATTTGTACAATCTGCAATAGCAGAATTAGCCGCTTACGCAGAAACACTCAAAATTTTTGGTAGCTACAAAATTTTTACCAAATCACCCTAA
- a CDS encoding DUF1997 domain-containing protein has translation MHTQFVADQTVDMVVPEQPIPIQHYLRQPQRLVRALADSSRIEQLTEEYFRLKMRPLSFMTLSIQPTVDMKVWAASDGTVRLQSVACEIRGIEYINDRFSLNLIGKLAPYQHNGKTFLKGIANLEVQVELPPPFWLTPKPLLEATGNGLLKSVLLTIKQRLMHQLLSDYCQWANSSTNADLLNSISALAPNN, from the coding sequence ATGCACACCCAATTTGTTGCTGATCAAACTGTTGATATGGTTGTTCCAGAGCAGCCAATTCCGATACAGCATTATTTACGGCAACCTCAAAGACTTGTGCGTGCGCTTGCAGATTCCAGCCGCATAGAACAGCTTACTGAAGAGTATTTTCGGTTGAAAATGCGCCCTTTGAGCTTTATGACTCTCAGTATTCAGCCTACGGTAGATATGAAAGTTTGGGCTGCATCTGATGGTACGGTGCGTCTTCAGTCAGTGGCTTGTGAAATTCGGGGTATTGAGTATATTAATGATCGCTTTTCACTAAACTTAATCGGTAAGTTAGCTCCTTATCAGCACAATGGCAAAACATTTCTCAAGGGAATTGCTAACTTGGAAGTGCAGGTAGAATTGCCACCACCGTTCTGGCTGACTCCTAAGCCACTGCTAGAAGCCACAGGCAACGGTTTGCTGAAAAGTGTACTATTAACCATTAAACAAAGATTAATGCACCAGCTACTGTCTGATTATTGCCAGTGGGCTAACAGTAGCACAAACGCAGATTTATTAAACTCAATATCAGCCCTAGCACCTAACAATTAA
- a CDS encoding ribonuclease HII: protein MPMQKNQENIGILPRTPKWQFQLSDLPELSYEQQLVAGVDEVGRGALFGSVVAAAVILPLSAFEPLAKAGVRDSKKLTATRRLKLAEQIKSIAIDCQIGFADVSEIDSFNILQASLLAMKRAVTQLKVQPDLCLVDGKQPLPELSIPQLNLIKGDERSLLIAAASIVAKVWRDQLITQLATEYPMYDLLKNKGYGTAKHLLALQQYGPSPLHRMSFAPCQQAAEVQLKTVNC from the coding sequence ATGCCGATGCAGAAAAATCAAGAAAACATCGGCATCCTCCCACGCACACCTAAATGGCAATTCCAACTTTCTGATCTCCCAGAGTTATCTTACGAACAACAATTGGTTGCAGGTGTAGATGAAGTAGGACGGGGGGCATTATTTGGTTCTGTAGTAGCCGCAGCAGTGATTTTACCTTTGTCAGCTTTTGAACCACTGGCTAAAGCTGGTGTCAGAGACAGTAAAAAACTAACTGCGACTCGTCGGCTAAAACTGGCTGAACAAATAAAAAGTATAGCAATTGACTGTCAAATCGGCTTTGCTGATGTCAGTGAGATTGACTCATTCAATATTTTGCAGGCTTCGTTATTAGCAATGAAACGCGCTGTCACTCAGCTTAAAGTCCAGCCGGATTTATGTTTAGTTGATGGAAAGCAACCATTGCCAGAACTATCTATACCACAACTGAATTTAATTAAGGGAGACGAGCGATCGCTCTTGATTGCTGCTGCCAGTATTGTTGCTAAAGTATGGCGCGACCAACTCATAACTCAATTAGCTACAGAATATCCGATGTATGACTTGCTAAAGAATAAGGGCTATGGCACTGCCAAGCACTTACTAGCTCTGCAACAATATGGCCCCTCACCCCTACATCGGATGTCCTTTGCTCCTTGTCAACAAGCTGCTGAGGTTCAGCTAAAAACTGTTAATTGTTAG